The sequence GTATCCACGAGGATGGCGAAGCTAGCGATATTGGTGACTTGCCGCCGGGCTATGATCCGTACTTCTAACGCAGCTAAAGCCACCCCTCTTTCCGGTACCAATTAGCCGTCGCCTTCAGCCCGCCACGTGACGGGATCGCCGGTCGCCAGATGCGTTTCGGCACGGCATTACGCTTGCTCACGACCCAATCAGGGTGCGTCATGTAGCCGACGCGGTCAGGAGTGAGTTTTGCACCGCCTTTGCGGAAGAATCTGTCCACTTTAGCCGCGAAGTCGAGCGTTTTCCTCGACAGATGCGGCACCCATGGCTTGCGGCCGACCGACCAACCGATGGCGATTGCCAATTCGCGGTGGCTCCAACCGTCGCTGCGGCCATCATCGGGTTCGAATATCTTGCCGGTCACATATTCGCTCGACGGCAGCAGTGCTTCAAGCAAGACGGCCAGATCTTCGACATGGATAAGTGATGCCCGGCCCTCTGGCGGCATGGGAACCACGCCCAATTTTGCCGCCTTAAACAGATCGAGCATCTCCCCGTCGCGCGGCCCGTAAATCGCCGGAGGCCGAACAATCGTCCAGTCCAGGCCGCTGGCCATAACAAGCTTCTCAGCGCGCAATTTCGAGGCGCCATAGGCCGACAAATGCGGCTCACGCGCCGAGAGCGACGACACAAAAATGAAACGCGGCACGCCCGCTGCAACAGCCGCTTCGATTACGTTTAACGTGCCTTGGACATTGCTGGCCTCAAATTCGGTCGGATCAGCCGCGCGTACCTGCCCAGCAATGTGGATCACCACCTCTGCTCCGCGCACCAAGCGCTTCAGCGATACCTTGTCAGCCAGATCGCCCCCGATCCATTCGACGGACTTTCGGCCGATTGGCACATTGCGCGCGAGCGAACGGACAGGCAGCTCGCGCCGGTCGGCCAGATCAAGAAATGCTTGCCCGAGAAATCCGGTGCCCCCGGTAATCGCGATCGTCATAAAAGTACCAAATGGTCGCGGTGGATGACCGCAGAACGAGGGACATAGCCTAGCAGTTCTGATTGCTCCGAAGTCTTGCGACCTTGGATGCGTTGGCACTCGTCGGAGGAGTACTCTACCAAGCCCTTAGCGATTTGCCCCAGCCCATCGCGCACGGCCACAACATCGCCGCGCTGAAATGTGCCCTCTGCCGCAATGATCCCGGTGGCAAGGAGGCTCGCTCCATCACGCAATGCAACAACGCAGCCTTCATCAACCGTAAGCGTGCCAGCGAGCTGCAAGCGGCCGCCAAGCCAACTGCGCTTGGCATCTTCGCTGCGTAGCGGCAGGAACAAGCTTCCGGTATCGCCAGCGATTGCACGCGATATTGGCGCCTCATAAGTGCCGTTGACGATCGCGAGCGCGATACCGGCACGCTGGGCGATATCGGCAGCTTCGAGCTTGGAAACCATGCCGCCTGTCCCGACGTCGGAGTTCGATGTACTTGCAGCAGCGGCGCGCAGCTCTGGGCCTATTTCGGATATGATGGGCACCAGCTGCGCCTCAGGATTGGCCGGATCACGGTCGAACAGGCCGTCCACATCAGATAACAGCATTACCGCGCTCGCATCGGCAGCCTGCGCCACCCTCGCAGCAAGCCGGTCATTATCGCCAAAGCGAATTTCTTCCGTTGCGACACTGTCATTCTCGTTCACGACGGGCACTGCACCCGCAGCTAGTAAGCGGCGCAAGGTCGCAGCGGCATTGAGATAACGGCGGCGTTCTTCGAGATCATCCAAAGTGACAAGCAGCTGCGCCGCTTCAAGCCCTTCAGCCTGCAAAGCGTCAGACCACAGTCCAGCTAGCGCAATCTGGCCTACCGCAGCTGCAGCCTGAGCGTCGGCTAAGCTCGCTCGGCCGCCTTTATCCATCTTAAGCCGCGCGGCTCCCATGGCGATTGCACCGGAACTGACGACGACAACCTGCTGCCCCCTAGCACGGGCTGCGGCAATATCGCTCGCCATTGAGGCTAGCCATTTCCGGCGCGGCGTTCCGTCCGGCCCGACCAGCAATGACGAGCCGACCTTGAGCACCACAAGCGGGCACGCTGCAGCGTCCGATAGATCGGCAAGGCGGGCAATAGACATCGTACTGAGTTAGCGAGGGTGAGCGGGCATTGGAACCAGCATAATGCGCCAATATGAAACTGGCGTCAGATTGGTGACCAATCGCCTGCTTCTTCTTCCACTTCGATTTCGCCTTGCGGATGCTCGGTCGTCGTCCGATCGGGCAAGTAACCCAGCACAGCGTCGAGCAGCGGTGGAATGCCTTGTCCGGTTGCGCCGGAGACGGCGAACACCTCGTCCGCCCCGGCCTCAATCAGCTCTTTGGCAAAACCAGCGGCAAGTTCCTCATCAGCAAGGTCGATCTTGTTCAGCACCACCAGCTGCGGCTTGTCTTCCAAGCCTTCGCCATAGGCGGAAAGTTCCTCACGGACGATGTGCATTGCCTGCGCTGGATCATCGCCGGAGATGTCGACCAAATGGATCAACACGCGGCAACGCTCGATATGCCCTAGAAACCGATCACCAATGCCGGCGCCTTCCGCAGCACCTTCGATCAGGCCGGGAATATCGGCAATCACAAACTCGCGGGATTTATGGCTTACAACACCCAGCTTCGGGATGAGCGTTGTGAATGCGTACGCGCCGACCTTGGCCCGCGCGTTGCTGACCGCATTGATGAAAGTGGACTTCCCTGCATTCGGCAAACCAACGAGGCCGACGTCTGCCAGCAGTTTCAGCCGCAGCCACACCCATATCTCTTCGCCCGGAACGCCTGGTTGGTGCTGGCGCGGTGTGCGGTTGGTAGCGGATTTGTAGGACGCGTTGCCGCGCCCACCCATTCCGCCTTCGAGCATGGTGATGCGTTGGCCGATTTCGGTGAAGTCGGCGAGGATCGTTTCCTTATCATCGTCCAGCACCTGAGTGCCGACTGGGACCTTGATCACCATATCCTTCGCGCCTGCACCAGTGCGGTTCTTGCCCATGCCATGCATGCCACGCGGCGCCTTGAAATGCTGGCTGTAACGGAAGTCGATCAGCGTGTTGAGGCCAGCTACAGCTTCAAAGATGATGTCGCCGCCATCGCCGCCATTACCGCCATCAGGTCCGCCATACTCGACGTATTTTTCACGCCGAAAGCTCACGCCGCCGGGGCCGCCGCCGCCGGACTTCAGATAGATCTTGGCTTGGTCGAGGAAATGCATGGGCGGCACATAGTCACTGCCGCCCTTTTATACGAGTCTTTTGCCGCTTCGTGCGTCAGACGGCTCAGTTGCCGTTGCTATCCTCGGCTGTGGAATCAGGCAGAGGCTGCACGACCGGGCCTGAAACCGGGGCAACATACGGCTCGGCTACGGTTGGAGCGGGCTCCGCAATGGAATCGACCACCACAGGCGCAGAA comes from Altererythrobacter sp. ZODW24 and encodes:
- the obgE gene encoding GTPase ObgE; this translates as MHFLDQAKIYLKSGGGGPGGVSFRREKYVEYGGPDGGNGGDGGDIIFEAVAGLNTLIDFRYSQHFKAPRGMHGMGKNRTGAGAKDMVIKVPVGTQVLDDDKETILADFTEIGQRITMLEGGMGGRGNASYKSATNRTPRQHQPGVPGEEIWVWLRLKLLADVGLVGLPNAGKSTFINAVSNARAKVGAYAFTTLIPKLGVVSHKSREFVIADIPGLIEGAAEGAGIGDRFLGHIERCRVLIHLVDISGDDPAQAMHIVREELSAYGEGLEDKPQLVVLNKIDLADEELAAGFAKELIEAGADEVFAVSGATGQGIPPLLDAVLGYLPDRTTTEHPQGEIEVEEEAGDWSPI
- the proB gene encoding glutamate 5-kinase; amino-acid sequence: MSIARLADLSDAAACPLVVLKVGSSLLVGPDGTPRRKWLASMASDIAAARARGQQVVVVSSGAIAMGAARLKMDKGGRASLADAQAAAAVGQIALAGLWSDALQAEGLEAAQLLVTLDDLEERRRYLNAAATLRRLLAAGAVPVVNENDSVATEEIRFGDNDRLAARVAQAADASAVMLLSDVDGLFDRDPANPEAQLVPIISEIGPELRAAAASTSNSDVGTGGMVSKLEAADIAQRAGIALAIVNGTYEAPISRAIAGDTGSLFLPLRSEDAKRSWLGGRLQLAGTLTVDEGCVVALRDGASLLATGIIAAEGTFQRGDVVAVRDGLGQIAKGLVEYSSDECQRIQGRKTSEQSELLGYVPRSAVIHRDHLVLL
- a CDS encoding NAD(P)-dependent oxidoreductase, whose amino-acid sequence is MTIAITGGTGFLGQAFLDLADRRELPVRSLARNVPIGRKSVEWIGGDLADKVSLKRLVRGAEVVIHIAGQVRAADPTEFEASNVQGTLNVIEAAVAAGVPRFIFVSSLSAREPHLSAYGASKLRAEKLVMASGLDWTIVRPPAIYGPRDGEMLDLFKAAKLGVVPMPPEGRASLIHVEDLAVLLEALLPSSEYVTGKIFEPDDGRSDGWSHRELAIAIGWSVGRKPWVPHLSRKTLDFAAKVDRFFRKGGAKLTPDRVGYMTHPDWVVSKRNAVPKRIWRPAIPSRGGLKATANWYRKEGWL